One genomic segment of Caldimonas brevitalea includes these proteins:
- a CDS encoding aminopeptidase P N-terminal domain-containing protein gives MDRSTYAQRRERVSAALRDAGGGAALLPTAPERLRNRDTTYPFRHDSYFYYLTGFAEPDSWLVIDASGHSTLFCRPKDAEREIWDGYRLGPEAAPGALGVDAAWPVEALDEQLPRLLGNQASVWFPFGVHSGLEHRVETWLAQVRAWERRGVAAPTALHDLTRLLDEMRLIKDSGELATMRRAGTISARAHARAMQQSARWMREGGGKIWREYHLEAELLHEFRRHGSQAPAYPSIVAAGANACVLHYAAGDTPLKPGELCLIDAGCELDGYASDITRTFPVDGRFSPAQRELYDIVLAAQAAAIDATRPGARQRDAHQSALRVLSQGLLEVGLLNADQHGSVDDVIDKASYRQFYMHGTGHWIGMDVHDVGNYLQDDEAPVEQPDGMGGRVVKKPSRILQPGMVVTVEPGLYVRPAEGVPERYWHLGIRIEDDVVVTPQGRELLTRDVPVAADEIEALMRDA, from the coding sequence ATGGATCGCTCAACTTATGCCCAACGCCGCGAGCGCGTCAGCGCGGCCCTACGCGACGCCGGCGGCGGCGCCGCACTGCTGCCCACCGCCCCCGAGCGCCTGCGCAACCGCGACACCACCTACCCCTTTCGGCACGACAGCTACTTCTATTACCTGACCGGCTTCGCCGAGCCGGACAGCTGGCTGGTGATCGACGCGTCCGGCCACAGCACGCTGTTCTGCCGCCCGAAGGACGCCGAACGCGAGATCTGGGACGGCTACCGTCTGGGTCCGGAGGCGGCGCCAGGCGCGTTGGGGGTCGACGCCGCGTGGCCGGTGGAGGCGCTCGACGAACAACTGCCGCGGCTGCTGGGCAATCAGGCGTCGGTGTGGTTCCCGTTCGGGGTGCACAGCGGGTTGGAGCACCGGGTGGAAACCTGGCTGGCCCAGGTGCGGGCCTGGGAGCGCCGGGGGGTCGCGGCGCCCACCGCCTTGCACGACCTGACGCGTCTGCTCGACGAGATGCGGTTGATCAAGGACAGCGGCGAGCTGGCCACGATGCGCCGCGCCGGCACCATCTCGGCGCGCGCGCATGCGCGCGCCATGCAGCAAAGCGCGCGCTGGATGCGCGAGGGCGGCGGCAAGATCTGGCGCGAATACCATCTCGAAGCCGAGTTGCTGCACGAGTTTCGCCGCCACGGCTCGCAGGCGCCGGCCTATCCGAGCATCGTGGCGGCCGGCGCCAACGCCTGCGTGCTGCACTATGCCGCCGGCGACACGCCGCTCAAACCCGGCGAGCTGTGTTTGATCGACGCCGGCTGCGAACTGGACGGCTACGCCAGCGACATCACCCGCACCTTCCCGGTCGACGGGCGCTTCAGCCCGGCGCAACGCGAGCTGTACGACATCGTGCTGGCGGCCCAGGCGGCCGCGATCGACGCCACCCGGCCGGGCGCGCGCCAGCGCGATGCGCACCAATCAGCATTGCGGGTGCTCTCGCAGGGCCTGCTCGAGGTGGGCCTGCTGAACGCCGACCAGCACGGCAGCGTCGATGACGTGATCGACAAGGCGAGCTACCGGCAGTTCTACATGCACGGCACCGGGCACTGGATCGGCATGGACGTGCACGACGTCGGCAACTACCTGCAGGACGACGAAGCGCCGGTCGAACAGCCGGACGGCATGGGCGGCCGGGTGGTCAAGAAGCCGTCGCGCATCCTGCAGCCGGGCATGGTGGTCACGGTCGAGCCGGGTCTCTACGTGCGGCCGGCCGAAGGGGTGCCCGAGCGCTATTGGCACCTGGGCATCCGCATCGAAGACGACGTGGTGGTGACGCCGCAGGGCCGCGAGCTGCTGACGCGCGACGTGCCGGTGGCCGCCGACGAGATCGAGGCCTTGATGCGAGACGCATGA
- a CDS encoding potassium channel beta subunit family protein produces the protein MQYRRLGRAGLQVSELSYGSWVTYGNQIDVKAARECMAAAFDAGVNFFDNAEVYAGGQSEVVMGEALKALGWPRMSYVVSTKFYWGLSEGPNQKNTLNRKYLMQAVDGSLKRLQLDHVDLVYCHRPDPATPLEETVWAMSDMIRQGKALYWGTSEWSADEIRAAWEIAERHHLHKPVVEQPQYHLFHRRRVEQEYARLYDDIGLGLTTWSPLASGLLTGKYRNGIPSDSRGAMDGMGFLRDQLTDAARNEAVVRLQALAEELGASVAQLAIAWCAKNPRVSSVITGASRLRQLQDNLKAVDLLPKLTPEVLARIDDASRGLAR, from the coding sequence ATGCAATACCGCCGCCTTGGCCGCGCAGGCCTGCAAGTCAGCGAGTTGTCCTACGGTTCCTGGGTCACCTACGGCAACCAGATCGACGTCAAGGCTGCACGCGAGTGCATGGCGGCCGCCTTCGATGCCGGCGTGAACTTCTTCGACAACGCGGAGGTGTATGCCGGCGGGCAAAGCGAGGTGGTGATGGGCGAGGCGCTCAAGGCCCTGGGCTGGCCGCGCATGAGCTACGTCGTGTCGACCAAGTTCTACTGGGGTTTGTCGGAAGGGCCGAACCAGAAGAACACGCTGAACCGCAAGTACTTGATGCAGGCGGTCGACGGCTCGCTGAAGCGATTGCAGCTGGACCACGTCGACCTCGTGTATTGCCACCGCCCCGACCCGGCCACGCCGCTCGAGGAAACGGTTTGGGCCATGAGCGACATGATCCGGCAGGGCAAGGCGCTCTATTGGGGCACCAGCGAGTGGAGCGCCGACGAGATCCGCGCGGCCTGGGAGATCGCGGAGCGCCACCACCTGCACAAGCCGGTGGTCGAACAGCCGCAATACCATCTGTTCCACCGCCGCCGCGTCGAGCAGGAATACGCGCGCCTTTACGACGACATCGGCCTGGGCCTGACCACCTGGAGCCCGCTCGCCTCGGGGCTGTTGACCGGCAAGTACCGCAACGGCATTCCGTCCGACAGCCGGGGCGCGATGGACGGTATGGGCTTCTTGCGCGACCAGCTGACCGATGCGGCTCGCAACGAGGCGGTGGTCCGGCTGCAAGCTCTGGCCGAGGAACTGGGCGCGAGCGTGGCGCAGCTGGCGATTGCATGGTGCGCCAAGAACCCGCGTGTCAGCAGCGTGATCACCGGCGCGTCGCGCCTGCGCCAGCTGCAGGACAACCTGAAGGCCGTCGACCTGCTGCCGAAACTCACGCCCGAGGTGCTGGCGCGCATCGACGATGCGAGCCGCGGTCTGGCGCGCTGA
- a CDS encoding PH domain-containing protein — translation MSLGWVLALPACLAGAALLEQLTVRGIRAVQLSAAPLSGDHVDSVYYERSAWTPGERDNIVLWLALGTAGGALWASMLFDIRTALLAVPAWLAALGWDLWRWERAAASVKFVSWRRGWRQSARRVPVSRLASVDVHEKPVLGPLSVCSLRLTLDDGKVVKLPRTCSLGGLDRVEDVANFIRLQMQQVEELRRRRANEQRRQVGPRPDAAERELRERLKALRRTRPQATAAHH, via the coding sequence ATGAGCCTCGGGTGGGTGCTGGCGTTGCCCGCCTGCCTGGCGGGCGCGGCCCTGCTCGAACAGCTCACGGTCCGCGGCATCCGGGCGGTCCAGCTGTCGGCGGCACCGCTGTCGGGCGATCACGTCGATTCGGTCTATTACGAGCGCAGCGCCTGGACCCCCGGCGAGCGCGACAACATCGTGCTGTGGCTGGCCCTGGGCACCGCCGGCGGCGCACTGTGGGCCTCGATGCTGTTCGACATCCGCACCGCGCTGCTCGCGGTGCCGGCCTGGCTGGCCGCGCTCGGCTGGGACCTCTGGCGCTGGGAACGTGCCGCCGCCAGCGTCAAGTTCGTCAGCTGGCGGCGCGGCTGGCGCCAGTCGGCGCGGCGCGTGCCGGTGTCGCGGCTGGCCAGTGTCGACGTGCACGAGAAGCCGGTGCTCGGCCCTCTGAGCGTCTGCTCCCTGCGCCTGACGCTCGACGACGGCAAGGTCGTCAAGCTGCCGCGCACCTGCAGCCTGGGCGGCCTCGACCGTGTGGAAGACGTCGCGAACTTCATCCGCTTGCAAATGCAACAAGTGGAGGAGCTGCGCCGGCGCCGTGCCAACGAGCAGCGCCGCCAGGTCGGCCCGCGCCCGGACGCCGCCGAGCGCGAGTTGCGCGAGCGTCTCAAGGCGCTGCGGCGCACCCGTCCACAGGCCACCGCCGCGCACCATTGA
- a CDS encoding nucleotidyltransferase family protein, with protein MRPLTDQTPKPLLPVHGKPLIVWHLEALARDGVREVVINTAWLEEQIPAALGDGSRWGLRLHYSMEGRDHGGALETAGGIAKALPWLGERFWVVSGDIHAPDFRFDADLARGFAASDRLGQLWLVPNPSFHPKGDFGIDADGMGLADGVGPDGQRWTYSNLALLHADLVRHVPAGTKAPLGPLLYDAMRSRRIGVTRYAGRWENVGTPAQLAALNASEPDARPGAGQPS; from the coding sequence ATGCGCCCGCTCACCGACCAGACCCCCAAGCCTCTGCTCCCGGTGCACGGCAAGCCATTGATCGTGTGGCATCTCGAAGCCCTGGCCCGCGACGGCGTGCGCGAGGTCGTGATCAACACCGCCTGGCTGGAAGAGCAGATTCCGGCGGCGCTGGGCGACGGCTCGCGCTGGGGCCTGCGGCTGCACTACTCGATGGAGGGCCGCGACCACGGCGGCGCCCTCGAGACGGCCGGTGGCATCGCCAAGGCGCTGCCCTGGCTGGGCGAGCGCTTCTGGGTCGTGTCGGGCGACATCCACGCCCCCGACTTCCGCTTCGACGCCGACCTCGCACGCGGCTTCGCCGCCAGCGACCGGCTCGGGCAGCTGTGGCTGGTGCCCAACCCGAGCTTCCATCCCAAGGGCGACTTCGGCATCGACGCCGACGGCATGGGTCTGGCCGACGGCGTGGGGCCCGACGGCCAGCGCTGGACCTACAGCAACCTGGCGCTGTTGCATGCCGACCTGGTCCGCCACGTGCCGGCCGGCACCAAGGCGCCGCTCGGCCCGCTGCTGTACGACGCGATGCGCTCGCGCCGCATCGGCGTGACCCGCTATGCCGGGCGCTGGGAGAACGTCGGCACGCCGGCCCAGCTCGCGGCCCTCAACGCATCGGAGCCCGACGCCCGCCCCGGCGCCGGGCAGCCGTCATGA
- the tkt gene encoding transketolase has product MADTTLMANAIRALAMDAVQIANSGHPGAPMGMAEIAVALWGRHLRHNPANPQWHDRDRFVLSNGHGSMLIYALLHLTGYDLPTEELKGFRTLHSKTPGHPEVGITPGVETTTGPLGQGITNAVGFALAEKLLAQEFNRPGYDIVNHHTYVFLGDGCLMEGISHEACALAGAWKLNKLIALYDDNGISIDGEVAPWFIDDTPKRFQAYGWHVIGPIDGHDVDAVDAAIAEAKQSNDKPTLIVCKTIIGKGAPTRAGTAKAHGEALGAEEIRGTREALGWSHEPFVVPPEVYHAWDGKTRGGANEQAWNATFDGYRAEHPELAAEFERRMKGELPAQFAQIAVDVAVGAHTRGETVASRKASQLALEAFTAALPELLGGSADLTGSNLTNTKSTPALRFDEHGKGNGGRHINYGVREFGMAAIMNGIALHGGYIPYGGTFLTFSDYSRNAIRMAALMKRRVIHVFTHDSIGLGEDGPTHQSVEHAAALRLIPNLDVWRPGDTAETAVAWACALQNRTRPSALLLSRQNLAYAPKAGLEDISRGAYVLAEPSEVGLKKAQAVLIATGSEVQLALHAQAELAKSGIGVRVVSMPSTTVFDRQDEAYKREVLPEGLPRVAVEAGVTDFWWKYRVDAVVGIDTYGESAPAGVLFKHFGFTAENVANTVRVVLNKA; this is encoded by the coding sequence ATGGCCGACACGACCCTGATGGCCAACGCAATCCGTGCGTTGGCGATGGATGCAGTTCAAATTGCGAATTCCGGTCATCCGGGAGCGCCGATGGGCATGGCCGAGATCGCCGTTGCCTTGTGGGGCCGCCATCTGCGCCACAACCCCGCCAATCCGCAGTGGCACGACCGCGACCGTTTCGTGCTGTCGAACGGCCACGGCTCGATGCTGATCTATGCGCTGCTGCACCTCACCGGCTACGACCTGCCGACCGAGGAACTGAAAGGCTTCCGCACCCTGCACAGCAAGACGCCGGGCCACCCCGAGGTCGGCATCACCCCCGGCGTCGAAACCACCACCGGCCCGCTCGGCCAGGGCATCACCAACGCGGTGGGGTTCGCGCTCGCCGAGAAGCTGCTGGCGCAGGAGTTCAACCGGCCCGGGTACGACATCGTCAACCACCACACCTATGTGTTCCTGGGAGACGGCTGCCTGATGGAAGGCATCAGCCACGAAGCCTGCGCGCTGGCCGGCGCCTGGAAACTCAACAAGCTGATCGCGCTGTACGACGACAACGGCATCTCGATCGACGGCGAGGTGGCCCCCTGGTTCATCGACGACACGCCCAAGCGCTTCCAGGCCTACGGCTGGCACGTCATCGGCCCGATCGACGGGCATGACGTGGACGCTGTCGATGCGGCGATTGCCGAGGCCAAGCAGAGCAACGACAAACCCACCCTGATCGTCTGCAAGACCATCATCGGCAAGGGCGCGCCCACCCGCGCCGGCACGGCCAAGGCGCACGGCGAGGCGCTCGGCGCCGAAGAGATCCGCGGCACGCGCGAGGCGCTGGGCTGGTCGCACGAGCCCTTCGTGGTGCCGCCCGAGGTCTACCACGCCTGGGACGGCAAGACCCGTGGCGGCGCCAACGAACAGGCCTGGAACGCGACCTTCGACGGCTACCGCGCCGAGCACCCGGAGCTGGCCGCCGAATTCGAGCGCCGCATGAAGGGCGAGCTGCCGGCGCAGTTCGCGCAGATCGCCGTCGACGTCGCAGTCGGCGCCCACACGCGCGGCGAGACCGTGGCTAGCCGCAAGGCCAGCCAGCTCGCGCTCGAAGCCTTCACCGCCGCGCTGCCCGAACTGCTGGGCGGCTCGGCCGACCTGACCGGCTCCAACCTCACCAACACCAAGTCGACCCCGGCGCTGCGCTTCGACGAGCATGGCAAGGGCAACGGCGGGCGCCATATCAATTACGGCGTGCGCGAATTCGGCATGGCCGCGATCATGAACGGCATCGCGCTGCATGGCGGCTACATCCCCTACGGCGGCACCTTCCTGACCTTCAGCGACTACTCGCGCAACGCGATCCGCATGGCGGCGCTGATGAAGCGCCGGGTGATCCACGTGTTCACGCACGATTCGATCGGCCTCGGCGAAGACGGCCCGACGCACCAGTCGGTCGAGCATGCCGCCGCGCTGCGTTTGATTCCCAACCTCGATGTCTGGCGCCCCGGCGACACCGCCGAGACGGCGGTGGCCTGGGCCTGCGCGCTGCAGAACCGCACCCGTCCGAGCGCACTGCTGCTGTCGCGCCAGAACCTGGCCTACGCGCCCAAAGCCGGGCTCGAGGACATCTCGCGCGGTGCCTATGTGCTGGCCGAGCCGAGCGAGGTGGGCCTGAAGAAGGCGCAGGCGGTGCTGATCGCCACCGGCTCGGAGGTGCAGCTGGCGCTGCATGCTCAGGCCGAGCTGGCCAAGAGCGGCATCGGCGTGCGCGTGGTGTCGATGCCGTCGACCACCGTGTTCGACCGGCAAGACGAAGCGTACAAGCGTGAGGTGCTGCCCGAAGGCCTGCCGCGTGTCGCCGTCGAGGCCGGCGTGACCGACTTCTGGTGGAAGTACCGCGTCGACGCCGTGGTCGGCATCGACACCTATGGCGAATCGGCGCCGGCCGGCGTGCTGTTCAAGCACTTCGGCTTCACCGCGGAGAACGTGGCCAACACCGTGCGTGTTGTGCTGAACAAGGCTTGA
- the gap gene encoding type I glyceraldehyde-3-phosphate dehydrogenase — protein MTIKVAINGYGRIGRNVLRAHYEGGKKHDIEIVAINDLGDPKTNAHLTKYDTAHGPFPGDVSVEGDYMIVNGDKIRVLANRNPAELPWGELGVDVVMECTGFFTTKEKAGAHLKGGAKKVIISAPGGKDVDATIVFGVNHKVLKASDTVISNASCTTNCLAPLVKPLHEKIGLETGLMTTVHAYTNDQVLTDVYHEDLRRARSATQSMIPTKTGAAAAVGLVLPELNGKLDGFAIRVPTINVSIVDLSFVAKRDTTVEEVNQIVKAASEGELKGILGYNTAPLVSVDFNHNPASSTFDATLTKVSGRLVKVSSWYDNEWGFSNRMLDTTVALMAAK, from the coding sequence ATGACCATCAAGGTTGCCATCAACGGCTACGGCCGTATCGGCCGCAACGTTCTGCGCGCGCACTATGAAGGCGGCAAGAAGCACGACATCGAGATCGTCGCAATCAACGACCTGGGCGATCCCAAGACCAATGCGCACCTGACCAAGTACGACACCGCGCACGGCCCCTTCCCCGGCGACGTCAGCGTCGAGGGCGATTACATGATCGTCAACGGCGACAAGATCCGCGTGCTGGCCAACCGCAACCCGGCCGAGCTGCCCTGGGGCGAGCTGGGTGTCGACGTCGTGATGGAGTGCACCGGCTTCTTCACCACCAAGGAAAAGGCGGGCGCCCACCTGAAGGGCGGCGCCAAGAAGGTCATCATCTCCGCGCCCGGCGGCAAGGATGTCGACGCGACCATCGTGTTCGGCGTCAACCACAAGGTGCTGAAGGCCAGCGACACGGTCATCTCCAACGCCAGCTGCACCACCAACTGCCTGGCCCCGTTGGTCAAGCCGCTGCACGAAAAGATCGGCCTGGAAACCGGCCTGATGACCACGGTGCACGCCTACACCAACGACCAGGTGCTGACCGACGTCTACCACGAAGACCTGCGCCGCGCCCGTAGCGCCACGCAGAGCATGATCCCGACCAAGACCGGCGCGGCTGCCGCGGTCGGCCTGGTGCTGCCCGAGCTGAATGGCAAGCTCGACGGCTTCGCGATCCGCGTGCCGACCATCAACGTGTCGATCGTCGACCTGAGCTTCGTCGCCAAGCGCGACACCACCGTCGAAGAAGTGAACCAGATTGTGAAGGCCGCTTCCGAAGGTGAGCTGAAGGGCATCCTCGGCTACAACACCGCACCGCTGGTCAGCGTCGACTTCAACCACAACCCGGCTTCGAGCACCTTCGACGCGACGCTGACCAAGGTCAGCGGCCGGCTCGTGAAGGTGTCGAGCTGGTACGACAACGAGTGGGGCTTCAGCAACCGCATGCTGGACACCACGGTCGCCCTGATGGCGGCCAAGTAA
- a CDS encoding S8 family serine peptidase gives MRFLSPFLSVAALCALSLSPASAAPAAPDAGLAYGVLVKLKSSDATTLVGREAPLAQRERLAAAFRGKSFSLGEVSPLDAEAHVVRWARPLSRVEADRLVQELRQDPNVEWAAPNVRERRLQAAPNDPYFNSRQWWLSTAPDIGSRGVPNIARSWGVPAPGAATVAVLDTGLVRNHEDLLGTRFDTGYDLVSNGDGLAGDGDGRDADFNDPGDGVVADQCADGSAPEDSSWHGTKIAGIIGANSDNGVGVAGANWGARVVSVRIAGKCGALVSDIIAGMRWAAGLKVDNLPLNPHPARIINLSFGGSETDCEPYRLTIDDLHRAGAVIIAAGGNEDGRVSRPARCAGVLAVGAVNRDGFKATYANLGPQIDITTVGGDSKNSGRLGPTVGDDGLYTASKDEPSETDGGDPKYGFVFGTSFSTPVVAGVASRMLAVNPQLTIDQLVHGLQSTSRPHVTSGVAELQQCSVDAPQGRCYCTTATCGAGLLDAEAAMAYAKAPAASPPTFYTPGSGDGDGGGGGDDDGGGGGALDARWLLGLAAIAWLARFGRGLRRRT, from the coding sequence ATGCGCTTCCTCAGTCCATTCCTGTCCGTGGCGGCCTTGTGCGCCCTGTCGCTGTCGCCCGCTTCCGCCGCGCCTGCGGCGCCCGACGCCGGCCTCGCCTACGGTGTGTTGGTCAAACTCAAATCTTCCGACGCCACCACGCTGGTGGGCCGCGAAGCGCCGCTGGCGCAACGGGAACGGCTCGCTGCCGCCTTTCGCGGCAAGTCTTTTTCGCTGGGTGAAGTGAGCCCCCTCGACGCCGAGGCGCACGTGGTGCGCTGGGCCCGGCCGTTGAGCCGCGTCGAGGCCGACCGGCTGGTACAGGAGCTGCGCCAGGACCCGAACGTCGAATGGGCGGCACCCAACGTGCGCGAACGCCGCCTGCAGGCGGCCCCCAACGACCCCTATTTCAACAGTCGCCAATGGTGGCTGAGCACCGCGCCTGACATCGGGTCGCGCGGCGTGCCCAACATCGCGCGCTCCTGGGGCGTGCCCGCCCCCGGCGCGGCGACCGTCGCAGTGCTCGACACCGGCCTCGTCCGCAACCACGAGGACCTGCTCGGCACCCGCTTCGACACCGGCTACGACCTGGTCAGCAACGGCGACGGCCTGGCCGGCGACGGCGACGGCCGCGACGCCGACTTCAACGATCCGGGGGATGGTGTTGTGGCCGACCAGTGCGCCGATGGCAGCGCCCCGGAAGACAGCTCCTGGCACGGCACCAAGATCGCCGGCATCATCGGCGCCAACAGCGACAACGGCGTTGGCGTGGCCGGTGCGAACTGGGGCGCCCGGGTGGTGTCGGTTCGCATCGCGGGCAAGTGCGGAGCGCTGGTCAGCGACATCATCGCCGGCATGCGCTGGGCCGCCGGCCTCAAGGTCGACAACCTGCCGCTCAACCCGCACCCGGCCCGCATCATCAACCTCAGCTTCGGCGGGTCCGAGACCGACTGCGAGCCTTACCGTCTGACCATCGACGATTTGCACCGGGCAGGCGCGGTGATCATTGCCGCCGGCGGCAATGAAGACGGCCGGGTGTCGCGTCCCGCGCGTTGTGCCGGCGTGCTGGCTGTCGGTGCGGTGAACCGCGACGGTTTCAAAGCGACCTACGCAAACCTCGGCCCGCAGATCGACATCACCACGGTGGGGGGTGACTCGAAGAACAGCGGGCGCCTTGGCCCCACCGTGGGCGACGACGGTCTGTACACCGCCTCGAAGGACGAACCCAGCGAGACCGATGGCGGCGACCCGAAATACGGCTTTGTCTTCGGCACCAGCTTCTCGACCCCGGTGGTGGCCGGCGTCGCGTCTCGCATGCTGGCGGTGAACCCGCAGTTGACCATCGACCAGCTGGTGCACGGCTTGCAAAGCACCAGCCGCCCGCACGTGACGTCAGGTGTGGCCGAACTGCAGCAATGCAGCGTCGACGCGCCGCAAGGCCGCTGCTATTGCACCACGGCGACCTGCGGTGCCGGCCTGCTCGATGCCGAGGCGGCGATGGCCTATGCAAAGGCGCCTGCTGCGTCCCCGCCCACCTTCTATACGCCCGGCTCGGGAGACGGTGACGGCGGCGGCGGTGGTGATGACGATGGCGGCGGCGGTGGTGCTCTCGACGCACGCTGGCTGTTGGGCCTGGCGGCCATCGCGTGGCTGGCGCGGTTCGGCCGCGGCCTGCGCCGGCGCACCTGA
- a CDS encoding SPOR domain-containing protein has product MLRLLVLLLLIANLGFYAWRGGHLAAVAGAPADEREPERLREQVRPEAIRLPAAKPERRGAVAAPADASLQTVAAHPPEVSGTAAPTGPLPAAGRCVEAGPYTETEMARVKTVLDAELPAGEWSPQRREKPGVFLVYIGRFPSREALQQRQSELRALGLASEELRSSPGFEPGLSLGRYTDKREADARLGEVAAKGLRTARVVTITPSIASYFVRLRDGGDALQARLRNRLKGTAPARAFTECRADAAPPA; this is encoded by the coding sequence ATGCTGAGACTGCTGGTGTTGCTGCTGTTGATCGCCAACCTCGGCTTCTACGCCTGGCGCGGCGGCCATCTCGCCGCGGTGGCAGGTGCCCCGGCGGACGAGCGGGAACCCGAACGGCTGCGCGAGCAGGTGCGACCCGAGGCGATCCGCCTGCCCGCTGCCAAGCCCGAGCGACGAGGGGCGGTGGCGGCGCCCGCCGACGCGTCCCTCCAGACTGTCGCAGCGCACCCACCCGAGGTGTCAGGCACGGCCGCGCCCACGGGCCCATTACCCGCCGCCGGCCGCTGTGTCGAAGCCGGCCCGTACACCGAAACCGAGATGGCGCGCGTCAAGACTGTGCTCGACGCCGAATTGCCGGCGGGCGAATGGAGTCCGCAACGGCGCGAAAAGCCGGGGGTGTTCCTGGTCTACATCGGCCGCTTCCCGTCGCGCGAAGCGCTGCAGCAACGGCAGTCGGAGCTGCGCGCGCTGGGCCTGGCGTCGGAGGAGTTGCGCAGCTCGCCCGGCTTCGAACCCGGGTTGTCGCTGGGCCGCTACACCGACAAGCGCGAAGCCGATGCCAGGCTGGGCGAGGTGGCCGCCAAAGGCCTGCGGACAGCACGCGTCGTGACCATCACGCCGTCGATTGCCAGCTATTTCGTGCGCTTGCGAGACGGGGGCGACGCGTTGCAGGCGCGGCTGCGCAACCGGCTGAAAGGGACTGCCCCTGCGCGCGCCTTCACCGAGTGCCGCGCCGACGCAGCGCCGCCGGCGTGA
- a CDS encoding biotin--[acetyl-CoA-carboxylase] ligase produces MTTLHWPCETIWEQLSPLRPDISIEAVAEIGSTNTHLLERARAGDTAACLLVAEHQTAGRGRQGRRWASAPGASLTFSLGLSLTPQSWSGLSLAVGVALADALHPQLALKWPNDLWLRDGPGAGRKLGGILIETSSSGPGPGRYAVIGVGLNVRPVEVPDPRNPVAALAELQPDAAAPDTLARVALPLLTALLRFEREGYTAFAAGFAQRDLLDGVAITTTHADVPVGTAIGVDGHGALRVRTPAGETKTLESGEVSVRPC; encoded by the coding sequence ATGACCACGCTGCATTGGCCTTGCGAGACGATCTGGGAACAGCTGTCGCCGCTGCGCCCCGACATCAGCATCGAGGCGGTCGCCGAGATCGGCTCGACCAACACCCATTTGCTCGAACGCGCCCGCGCCGGCGACACCGCCGCCTGTCTGCTGGTCGCCGAGCACCAGACCGCCGGGCGCGGGCGGCAGGGACGCCGCTGGGCGTCGGCGCCGGGCGCGTCGCTGACGTTCTCGCTGGGGCTGTCGCTCACGCCGCAGAGCTGGTCGGGCCTGTCGCTGGCGGTCGGCGTTGCGCTGGCCGACGCGCTGCATCCGCAGTTGGCGCTGAAGTGGCCCAACGACTTGTGGCTGCGGGACGGCCCGGGCGCGGGGCGCAAGCTGGGCGGCATCCTGATCGAGACCTCCAGTTCGGGGCCCGGGCCGGGCCGCTATGCGGTCATCGGCGTCGGGCTGAACGTGCGGCCGGTCGAGGTGCCCGACCCGCGCAACCCGGTGGCGGCGCTGGCCGAACTCCAACCGGACGCCGCCGCGCCCGACACCCTGGCCCGTGTCGCGCTGCCCTTGCTGACGGCGCTGCTGCGTTTCGAGCGCGAAGGCTACACCGCCTTTGCGGCCGGGTTCGCGCAACGCGACCTGCTCGACGGCGTCGCCATCACCACCACCCATGCGGACGTGCCCGTCGGCACGGCGATCGGGGTCGACGGCCATGGCGCTTTGCGGGTGCGAACACCCGCCGGCGAGACCAAAACCCTGGAAAGCGGCGAAGTGAGCGTCAGGCCATGCTGA
- a CDS encoding SET domain-containing protein, with translation MTQARSPRAPARRNAAAAAPASPAAGRRIQVRRSGVHGKGVYAVAPIAEGETIIEYKGDVITWPEALRRHPHDPDNPNHTFYFHIDDKHVIDGKYNGNSSRWINHACEPNCEAEEVDGRVFIKALRDIATGEELFFDYGLVIDARYTPKLKQEYACYCGSKKCRGTMLAPKR, from the coding sequence ATGACGCAAGCCCGGTCGCCCCGAGCCCCGGCCCGCCGCAATGCTGCCGCGGCCGCACCCGCATCGCCCGCCGCCGGCCGCCGCATCCAGGTGCGGCGCTCCGGCGTCCATGGCAAGGGGGTCTATGCCGTCGCGCCGATCGCCGAGGGCGAGACCATCATCGAGTACAAGGGCGACGTGATCACCTGGCCCGAAGCACTGCGGCGCCATCCACACGACCCCGACAATCCCAACCACACGTTCTACTTCCACATCGACGACAAACATGTGATCGACGGGAAGTACAACGGCAATTCCTCGCGCTGGATCAATCACGCCTGTGAGCCGAACTGCGAAGCCGAGGAGGTCGACGGCCGCGTGTTCATCAAGGCGCTGCGCGACATCGCCACCGGCGAGGAACTGTTCTTCGATTACGGCCTGGTGATCGACGCGCGCTACACGCCCAAGCTGAAGCAGGAATACGCCTGCTACTGCGGCAGCAAGAAGTGCCGCGGCACGATGCTGGCGCCCAAACGCTGA